Genomic window (Onychomys torridus chromosome 5, mOncTor1.1, whole genome shotgun sequence):
CCTGGGCTGGTAACTGGTGCTGTAGCTCTTAGGTCACCAAGGCCACAGAGCTCCTCAGCCCTTGACAGCAGATGGTCTTGCAAACTCCTGTGTGGATCTAGAAAGATAAGAGTTCTATGCCTAACTTAACATTGGTCAGTGTCACAGCTATGGGCCAGCTCCTGCCATTGGCTTGGCCTGCCAGCTACTGAGCTGGATTGGAGGAAGACAAGACCACTTGAGAGAAACCTTTGACTGAACATAAGGTCGCAATGCCAGAGGAGGCAGGTCAGGTGTTGCTCCCCAGCTGACTCCCTCAGTAATCCCAAGCAGCCTGACGCCATAGCCAGGGAAGGGATGCTCGAACCAAAggcagcacacacatgcaaatgaagGAGCATGTTTGCATTCCTCACAGCTTCACCTCTGGGTGCCCAGCACAGCAGCTCCTTTGCTAGATCGCCAGGGGACGTGCTCCTTCTCTGGCCTGTGTGCTCATGGTTGGGAAGTTGTCTAGAATTTCACCAAGGCTTGTGATAGCCGAAAGTCTGTGCCTTCAGGAACTGAGGCAATCAGTGCCATAATTATTTTTTGGGTAGTTTTGACAGGGCATTCATGGAGTTTTCAAAGCATTTAATATTGACAGAAGGGTAATCCAGCTATGTCTGACCGACAGTCCTCTCACTCAAAACAGCTAGGAAAGCAAGGGAGTCCAAAAGGTGCTTACTGGCCAGTTAGCATCGTTGCTTACTTACAGGAAAATCAACACCAGATGGCATGTTCAGGGCAAAGATTTAAAGACCTTAATATTGACACTAATAGTGATTTTAACATTTATCATCTGCTCAGGGCCCCAGGGAGAGCTGAGTTTCCTCTATCTGTCTCAGGGTAAGGAcacatttgttctttttataGTAACCCACCTTCAGGGAAGTCACTTCAGACCAGTATTGATCTGTTCATAAGTGGGGAGTACCCCGGGACCTGTTACCTCCCCAGGCCTCACACCTTTCATGTTCTGCTGTCTCAACAGTGCATACCAGGGCTGGCTTCACTTGCACACGGAACTAGAGGAATAACCACACCCAAAGCCCATCACCTTCATTCCTCATTTGTCACCTGCAGGAGAATTTTGTAGTGGGCGTTTTCAGTGTCTTTTCCAGACGTACCATCCAGCAGCTCTTACCATGACTTCCCACAGTTCTGGGAGCACCACCCTCCTTCAGGGTCTTCTCAACTGGAGCCATCATTGCCCACCTGTGAGTGGCACCTCAGATCTGGGTGCAGAGCTTTGAGCAGTGAGGGTCTGAGATGGTGCATCAGTTTCTCATTTCTGTAAACCCTCTGGTAAAACACCACTGACAGATCAAACTCAAGCTGCATACAGTGGTATCCTGCTTAAAACGAAGACCCTTTCTGCATGATCCGCTCCCTCTCAGTCTCCAGGGCTTGGCCAGTGTCACCTGGGATCACCTTGCATGAGATGCAAAGCCTTTGCTAAGGTTGGCTTCTGAAGGAATCCAAAACCTTAGTGTATCATGTTTCAAGCATAAGGGAGAAAGCACAGAGTTTCATTTCTTTGCCTGTGTCCTGCTCCCCCCAAAGGCAGTAACAACTGAAGGGAATTACGATCCTAAACACTGGGACCCAGAACTGTCATTAGAAAATATGTCTTCTATTGTGTACAGAGAGGTAAAATAAGCATAGGTCCTGCTTAGGTAAAGCAGGAGTAAATAAGCATAGGTAAATTGGTGACAGTGGCCCCTGGCAGCTCACTGAGGTTAGCAGCCTCATCTGGGAAGAGCCCCTTCAGGAGGGGGGAGAGTCGCAGCCAGTGACTTTTTGCTCACACAGATGGCAATGGTTGTCATCTGAACCTTCACTGTGTAACAAGGTAAAGGCTGCAACTCCCCTGCTTAGGAATCACATTAGCTTGCTTCTCCAAGTTTTGGTAGGGATATTTATTGAgaaatttaatatgtatatataaaagcacataaaataagcGAATGACTTAGGACAAAGTGAGCAAACAGCCACAGAGAGGCTCAAGAGACAAAGTTCCAAGTACCCAGATCCACCTTCATCCTGGGACTTTACCTCTGTGGCTAAAGGTCagtctttttaaatgtagattcacaATGCAGGCATTCACTCTCCAGTTGTATTATTTGGGAGGCTTTATGTCAATTGAGCCATTTGTTGGGTGTGTGGCATCTTTTGGCTGATATTGTAGATTTAGGGCTACTCACGCAGTTTCTCATAGCTGCCGTTCATAGATGATCAGCAGTACCCAGCATTTTATTGTAGAAATTATCAGACCTGATCTCCTCCATTTGATAGGCATCTGAGCCTTCTTTTCAGGCTATATGAATTCTTATGGCATAGGTACTCGTTTCCTGCTTCAGCTATGACAGATTATCACAAATTAAGTGGCTTCGAACAATACAAAATCTGGTGGTTCTAAAGAGAGATCTCAAATGCATTCGTTCAGGCATGTCCCTCTGCAGGTCCCAGAGAAGATTGCGATCTCATTGTCAAATCCTTGACTTCTCCACTTCTTTCAATTCACTTCTATCATTTAATGTAACAAACTCATTTGCTCATCCTTGGAGGCTATTTCCACCTCATACACATGCTCTGGTACACATGCGCACGCATTTGGGTAGGACAGTTATGCAAGTCAGGCCTTTCCCAATGACAGACCAGGCTGTTGTTTCACAAAACACCTCTTTGCTGCACCCGAGTGTTGATGATATTTTCCCGCCACTCGTCCTCGGTTTGCCTCTGCAGCTCTCTGTGTCGATGGTTAAACAGCAGTGACATGAGCACAAACAGAAAACGTCTGCATGGCTGGCTTGCCCGTGAGTACTCCAAGAGTCCACCCGGAGTGGGCAAGCAATGCCCTGCCGAGTTCTTGACGTAAAGACTACAGCAGTGGAGGCAAGGGTGTCCCTCTGAATACAGACCATGAAGGAGAAAAACATGCTTGAATTTATAGATTGCATTCAATCTGTAAGATCAAtactaagagaaaatattttccaaccCATGAATATGGTATGTATCTCCAGTTTTGTTTTAATGGCATGGTCTCCTCATCAGAGTGTAATCCATACACCGCATTTGGTGTATTTATTCTTAGATGCTTGTCTGAGGATTTCTATTGCTTTAATAAACACTGAACAAAAGaaccttgaggaggaaagggtttatttcatcttacacttacTGGTAACTActtcactgaggaaagtcaaggcaggaacctggaggctggaagtgGAAGAGATAGCACCAAGAAATGCTCTTTACCGGCTTGGTCATCCCAACTTTCTCATTTTGTTCTCAtacccacctgcccagggtgacatcaccacaatgagctgggccctcccacatcaatcatcaaccaagaaaatgccccacaggctcatcTGCAGGCCAGGCCTATGGCAGCATTCTCAATTAGGATTCTTCTTCCCAGCTGACCTACCTGTGTCCAGCTGACCCAATGCTAGTCTGCACAGCGCTGGGTATTTTTAGATACTgcagacattttaaaagattttctagcTGCATTTGGATGGCATATTAAAGTGTAATTTCTGAAATctatttgagtcatttctgcatttttaaaaaatatatttatttatttattaaaaattttttcactttacataccaatcccacttccccctccctccccttctccctcctcctcacctccctcccactctatccccatccactcctcagagtgggtaaggcctccatggtagtcaacaaagtctggcataccaagttgaaggagagcctagcccctccccattgtatcaaggctgagcaaggtatcccaccacagggaatgggctccaaaaagctggttcatgcacctgggataagtcctggtcctgctgccagggaccccacaaacagatcgagtcacatagctgtcacccacattcagcgggcctagttcggtcccatgcaggttcccgagctgtcagtccagagtcagtgagctccaactagcaccggtcagctgtctctgtgggtttccccatcatgatcttgaccccctcttttgaatgccgaatgccactttttgaaggagggaggaagccttaaatacaggcttatagcgcaatgggagaaccccggagggcagaagttcacttctgatgttttgttttgttttgttttttaagctgaggatcaaaccctgggccttgcgcttgctaggcaagcgctctacctctaagctacatccccaaccctgcttctgttttacaatcttgcatctaagctgttaacgcccaatatgctggatacacagacaaggagcttcccttgagcattcaggagggtggatctccagggaattagcatagggaggatgtcacatttctgcatttttttgCTCTTGTTCTATTTGTATGTTTGACAGTCTAACAGATTTAACTATGTTAgatacacaatttttaaaactggCACAAAAATTGTATAGACACGGGGTACTGTGTAATTATTAATACACATTTCACTGTGTAATGTTCACACCAAGGTGTATATACAAGCATGTATAAACACCTATAGCTCCTTACTTATTCCTTGTGGTGAGAATATTCCAAGTTCCCTTGTATCTTCTTTGAAATGTGCAGTACATTGTCCTCTAAGTCTATGGAATGTGCTGATGATTTCATTTTCGAACTCTGAtcagtttctttgttttggcttttttgcttgcttgttttttgaggtagagCCTTCTTCTGTAGTCCCAgtgggcctcaaactctcagagctTTCCAAGTACTCTGGAGTACAtgggtgagccaccatgcctggttttcatACTGATTTTATTAGTAACTTTGCCAACTCTTTATAGTTTATATAGcaattctttaaacattttttttttctttgtagctggagagatggctcagctgttcttccagggggccttagttcaattcccagcaaccacatggtggctcacaactatctctagtgggatctgatgccctcttttggcataaaggtgtacatgcagatagagctctcatatacataaaataaagaaataaatcttaaatttttttctttgtacatttgTATACTTCTGAGCAGTACCTTGTTACTTTCTATCATTTGTTCCTCTGCACTGTCTCTAGTGGCATACAGCAGCACATTTCCATGGGTCTCTCATTGACTACAGAGGACACTTCCCTGCTGCATCCACACTAGGCTTGGTCACGTGATTTGCTGTGCCCAGGGGCACACACAGTGCGAGGCTGGAGTGTTTGAGCAATTGAGCTTGCTATTGCGCACCTGAAATTACTGTAAGGATACGCCTCAGATTAGTTCCAGAACTGGAACCAAAACTGTTCAAAAATTGGCAGCCCTGGACTTAAGGCAAGAATCCTAAAACCATCCTCGATGATGAGCTAGCCTACTGGCATATGAGCACGTGTTTGATGTACCACCAAGTAGCTTTGTTTTGTAGTTGATGGCTAGAAAGCACTGCTGTGACATTAGCTGACTTACACAAACTCTGACAGAGGCAATGCTTTTCATTTCGTCCCTGGTTACAGGTTATCATACTtgtatgttttataaaatgaagATGATCACTATTAACACATTTGCTTAATGACTTGAAAAACCTTCATGACattttgtgttgtgtgtgcttgtgggtaCACCTGAACCAGACCTCAGCTACTGATGTCAGTTCTGCAACACGCCGATAATCTATCCACTGTTCACACTGCtttttttaacagttttttcCTCTATTTTCACTTATTTTGTTCTTCTCTATAAAAACCTGGAGGTGGGTGCACTGTCTTCAATTTTCACCCTTTCAATCTTGCAAGAGGCATTTACAGGCAGAGGAACTTCTGAGGACTGCTGCAGCTTTATGCAGACTATTCCATAGAGTtggttatttcaaaataaaatacatctacaAAACTACATCCTGGAGTGCCATGCAGTTATAAAAATTGGTCTTGATAGATAAACAGAACCAAGACACACTGTACAGAAAATGTGCAGGATGGCTCACTTCCACCCGTGGTGAGAACTAGGTAGGGAGGGGAATGGTGGCTTCTTGTAAAATAAAGCAGAATTTTAGTCCCATAACCACTTACTCTCCTCAGCAATATCTTATATACCTACAAAGTGAGTTGAAAGTCACAGATCTATGAGTTACAACTTACCTGTAATTTAAATAAGGAAGCGTTGTTTCATGAACTCAATGACTTCAACAAGGGAAGGTCACAGAGGCAGTCCGAACACCCACAGAAAGGCTTACAACAGTGTCAGCTGTTTTATTGTCTCACAAACAAAAGGACAACACACCTCACACTATTGCTTTTACTTGAAACTCAAATGCTTGATGCAAAATAGACAAAAATTTAAGCTGCCAGCCAGTCCTTTCCCTTCAGGAACACAACTGCTTACATAGTTGTCAGCACTTCAACACCACCAGACCTACCCTCCCAAGGTCAGTGCTGGGTGCCTGCCTATGCTACATTTGAGACTCCTTTCTCAACAAAAACcagaccagaaaaaaacaaaacacaaggcatGATATTTCTCATGCATGAACAGGCCCACTCATCTCCATTTAAAAGCTGCTGCTTGTGTGGAGACTCCACACATGAACAAGACACAAAGCCTCCCCAGCCACAGGATTCTTCGTGGATTAGAAGAGAGCATCTATCCTGAGGACCCAGCTGCTGGCCCTCAGTCACGATCACAAGAATCAAGATTACCACCCTCCAGGCACACCTCTCGTGCCATGACAGTGCCATgtcaccctcccctccccacagaaCAAGCAGGTGCTATTCACACCAAAGTAATGTGGTTTTTCCCTTTGAGCAAAGCTTTTAATCCAAGTCTCTTTCATTGAATATTCTCAATGGACAGAACGGAATGAATGGTGGCCAACACTGAAGAAGCATGAGTGTATAACATTTTCatagaaaaatacatacaaatccAAGTAGCTactaaaatagaaaggaaaaaaaacagggTAGGGATTATTAAGAAAAAGATTCTGATTTCTGAACTGTAACTGGTGCCAGCTGAAGTTCATCTTTATACCTAGTTGTACTGTTACAGTTATTTACAGAGGTCGGTCTGGGTTCAGTGACACCATTTTTAAAAGGACTGTCTTTGGAAGCATTTGAACTGGAAATGTTGCAGTTATATTCTTATGTTACTCTTGCCACTGGTAGAATCCCTTCAACCTCGCACATACAAAACTCATTCCACATTGACTGGTTTCTACTGAGACTGACGTAACTTTCCTGCTACTTGACGCTGTGAGCACCAATTGCTGCACTGCCATCTCCTAGGTCTACACAGATAAAGACCCGCCATGGCTTTTCAAACTACGTAATTCTGACACCTTTGAAACCGTGTCTTCCTCCCTGCATCTGCCTGGCCTGTGGCCAGAGGGTTCAGGTCACAGTCTCATGACAACCAGTGACAGTCAGATTCTAGAACACTGAAGCTGTCACTGGCTTATAGACCAGTTCACTATGTAAGTATCTGAAGTGGTTAATGATAATTTCAGTAGAAACAACACTATCTGCAATGTACAGGCAAAGGAGAGTGGAGACCGCGACGTTGACTGAACTATGGCATGTCCTCAACATCACTAGAGGATCTCTGCTGGGAAATGCTTTATGACTGAAAAATGCTCTTTCACACTTCAAGCACTCTTTTTATTAACTAGGCTGATAAAGAGTTCGATCAGTTCAAGATTTAAGCTgctggaaaattaaaacaaatagtaAGTATTTGTAGCGTAAAAGTTAAAGACTTACACTACTTACACAACTGCTTTCCACGGAAGAGTTAACACTACAGTACAATGGATGATAATGGTGGACACATGCTCCCTGTTAGGGTTTGGTTACACAATATATCATAAAACCTGGACAACAAAagatttttcaaaagagaaatgaatatattACCAGGGTTGAGAAAGTCCCCTATAAGAAATCAATTATTAAGTTCCTATAACACTGAAAAGCTAATCCTTTCTAGTATTATAAAACAAACCTACTTTTAGAAAAAGTTCCATCTTCCATAAGGAAAACAATTTTAACCCATGTATTGTAATGCACATGCTACGCAACACTACAGCCGGGGCTTTCTCTGGGTCATCTGTACCGCGTGAAGCTAGGAACTTATCAAAAGACACAAACAAACTGTTGGAAAATACCAACTCTTCCTCTATCACATGAGCTAGTCTTTAGATACCTGATAGTAAAAGATGTGCAAAGTATCACCATGTTTGAGATTAAGTTATTATATTGTGAACCGGTTTCCACAGGACATACAACTGCCTCACAAGCCAATAATCTTTCCTAACTTTAGATTCTTTTAACTTTGCTCTGAGAACAAATCTCTAAAACTTGCCAAGAGGAAACCTTATCACATCTGATCCTCAACAGTACTTGCTGCCCTCCTGAGATTGGGGGAATAAAGCTATACAAACGCACAGTCATGGTCCAGGCTACGGCACCCACAGCCTGTTAACCAGGTCCCTTACAACATTACCCAGAAACACCAGAGTCAAGGCAAGGACAAGCAAAAGTGAACAGCAAGCCAAACACGCCAATGATGGAGAACAGACATTTCGAGAAAGCTCTAAGTTTTCTTCCTGTGTAAGTTTCAAAGACAGTTTTATCTTAAAAGAAACCATGTTTCCAAAGTCCGGATTTTCTGAGTAGATGCACCTCCTTACTAACAAAGAGATAGAGGGCCTCACAGCTGTGAGGAAGGTTCTCTATATAGCTGATAAAAAGTAGATACTGAGCAAGAGTAAATGCTTAGAAACCTTGAAATAAGACCTCTAAAGTGTGTTATTCATAAATGAAAAGCTAGTGTCCCACACTGCCATTCTCTCATTTTCTGTTATGGTCAGTCATCAGAGAAATCAAGAACGACGCCGTGATTCTTCACCTTCTGACAGAGCCATGCTCCCCGACTCTAAGGGAAGGACATCCTGACAAGTGCTGAGACTCAAAGAAAGCCTTAGGGCTCACCTGGGGCCTGTCTATCTAGAAATAAACCAGAGAAGCAACACTCAAAACCCACTTCTAGACTAAACAATAATCTTGGAGAGTTCTGAAATTTTGAGAGTGATATCAGCTTGAGAGCTACAACACCTAAAAATGAGGTTCGTGCACATTTTAATCAActggctaaatataaatataccTGATTTAAACTTTTAAACTAACAGGCTAAGTCCCAAGTTCCAAACTGTAGTTTACGTGACTCCAGAAGGGCTCTTTGGAAGGGTGTGGAACCTGTGGAGAACAGTGTATAAACAACTGTAAACATACACTGATTGTCCGCTAGCTTTCTTAAATAGAGTTCTCAAGTATTTTGTAGGAAATTATATATAAGAGTGTAGTTGATCAGATAATTTCTCTAACATATAAATTATGCTGTATGTGCaaaacatggtagaaagagaagacACTGTGATGCTTCATGTTTTCAAAGTGAGCACAGCATTGTAATCCATTAAGAGTCCTTTAACCTTCTCATGAAACTTCTCTCGGTACAAGTTGAAGTACATAATGCTTTCTGGTTCTTCTTCAAGCCAAAACTTGTCAAATTCACAGACAAGGTAACCTGCAATTAAAAACCACACAACATATTGTCCACaggaataaaattatatttagagCATCTCATCTTCAGAAAGTATTCATCCACCTtgtcagggagatggctcaggggtaaggCCACTTGGCTAGCAAGCCTGACAATCTTAGCTCAAATATGGAAAGTAAAGTACAAAACGCACTAAGAGATCCATCTCCCATTACTTCCTGGATTTCATAGATCTTAATCAATAGAAGGATAAGCATAAACTCTGTACTTCAGAGGCATGGGCTAAAAACTATACATCCTGCCTTGTTGGGAGTTAATGATGCTCTGGTACTGACTCCTTCTAATACTCACAGTAAAACTGGTGGAAATGCTCCATTGTTGGTATCCCAGGAACAAAGTTGTAGAGATGAAGCTTCAAGGCTTCGCTCTTGAGTAAGCTATAAGCCATCTCTGTGAGGTTGATCCCAACTATTGCATAGGAGTACCTACGTCAGAAACATCACCAGTCACACAGCTAGCAACGGCCCACAACAAGCGCACAGTCCATAAACAACTTACTAATTCACTCCAATGGTTTGCCACTGGCCTAATGCACGACGCACTTTGCCATAATCTTTCTATATTTAAACAGTCAGAAAGATCCAAAGCATTTGTTTTTTGAAGGCTGTTAATTTTCTGAGTAGAAgctaagaagtaaaaataaaagtttctacATATAACACCTAAAAACAACCCAGAGAGGGAGATCTAATTACCAAGCCTCACTGCTCTGATTATTATATATAAAGCAGTATAAAGCAACTAGCAAGGCCTTAATTAACATTTCCTACCATTTTCAAAGCTGACCGATTTTCCTGTTTCAACTAGTTTCTACTCCTGCTCTGAAttagtttttgaaaaaaatatgagCCCCTCCATCATCGCTTTATAAACTATATCATATGATAAAATTTACTGAACTACATAGAACATGTatgatcatttttctttaaaatagttaataatATCATTTCTACAGTTATCACTTATTAAAATAACatcattttaagatttatatagTCATTGTCACTGCAAGAGTCTAGCTTTTGTAACGTTTGTCCAGCTTACCCTAATTTGGGATGACTGGAACGGGAAAGAATCTGGTGGGCCTCACTGGTGTACTTTTCACTGAAATACCTGAGCAAGTTcaaggaaatgaggaaatgaaaatgttCCTATCACAAGCAGCATAAAAACTTCAGTGCAAGCAACTCCCACAGTCACAACAACAGCCTCACTCCACAGTCACAACAACAGCCTCACTCCACAGTCACAACAACAGCCTCACTCCACAGCCACAACAGCCTCACTCCACAGCCACAACAACAACAGCCTCACTCCACAGTCACAACAACAACAGCCTCACTCCACAGTCACAACAACAGCCTCACTCTACAGTCACAACAACAACAGCCTCACTCCACAGTCACAACAACAGCCTCACTCTACAGTCACAACAACAGCCTCACTCTACAGTCACAACAACAACAGCCTCACTCCACAGTCACAACAACAGCCTCACTCTACAGTCACAACAACAACAGCCTCACTCCACAGCCACAACAACAACAGCCTCACTCCACAGTCACAACAACAGCCTCACTCCACAGTCACAACAACAGCCTCACTGCTGAGGAGTCAGGCCTGTCAAGGAACACAGGTAGACTGGCCCTGGGCAGAGTATTTTACAGAGAGCTCACCTACAAAGGGATTTCCTATTTATTTACAAAAGAGGAAAAGTCCCAAGTTCTTGTTTTCAAGCCTGCTAGTTCTCATCCCACACAATACTCAGAGGGCACCTGCTAGGCCGCCCTTCACTCTCTGCCACAGTGGATGTGTGTTTCTAATCCCCTGCTGACGAGCAGacattacagatggatgtgagtcCTGGCCCTCTTCACATCAGCCGATGCCTTAAACACAGTGAAGACAGCTAGACTTTGTCAGAGGGCTAGAGCAGACTGTTAAATTACCTAAGTCCTAGGCTTCAACACTAGTCTGAAGACATGGGGAAGTTGCTCATATTCCTTAAAGATTATCGTGTGATTTATCCTTAGGAAGCAAAATTATatagaacttttaagattttagACATTACCAAAACATACATGCttttataatgtaaaataatatatatctTGAAATGTCATTATGCATATCTTTCCCATCAACAGTTTTATCCATATTGacctaaattttttttctcaatattttcTTAGTtcaatttcagattttttttcacagTAAGAATTATccaaagagccgggcagtggtggtgtacgcctttaatctcagcaatcaggaggcagaggcgggcagaactctgtgagttcaaggccagcctgctctacagagtgagttccaggacagccaggactacacagagaaaccctctcaaaaaaaaaaaaaaaaaaaaaaccagaaaaaaattatccaaagAACTTATCGGCTTTCCATCCTCTACATTATTTACAGTCTGTAAATCACAGTTCACAGACAAACTGAAACACTGTAGTCTGTACACCTGCATACCTATAGAAGACTGTATCTCAACCTTCCTGGAGCTGTGATCCACTAATGCTGCTGACCTTGATCATAAAATGAttctgttgctacttcgtaactgtaattttgctactgttatgaaacataatgtaaatatctgagatgTGCCCCACACATAGGGGtcgtgatccacaggttgagaaccactggtacaAGATCTCACTCTTCCAGTTACTTACTAGAAGTGCTGGCTATCAGCTGTGACTCCTAGTGCATATTCTGGGATGTCACGCACACGGCCTGAGAACTAGGGGAAGGCAAGTGCCACAGCCATGATAGGAGAGGCTCAGGTCACCTGCCAGGGGCAGTGAGGAGCATGTCACCAACCCCGGTCTGTCTTCCCAAATGGAATCAGAGCCATCcagtggaaacagaagcagacacAGAAAAGAGTGTTCAGAACATTCTCCAAGAGGCAAATGCTTAAGCAGGTGTCAGAAGTGAGGCTGGAAAGAACAGGGAGGAGGGATGCATTGCACACACTGGTGAGTAGTCATGTgcgtgcacatgtacacacacacacacacacacacacacacacacacatacacacacatacacacaccttctAATTGTTCCCAGCATCCTAGCAAACATGCGCACTACAGTTATAAACACTTAGAGTCAATAAGAAACAACAGGTCAATTTTCATTAGAATTAATAGACACTGAAAATTACATAGAATTTCATTCAGCCAAGGAAAGGaaatttatttcacttacacAAGATTGATTAGGCCGAGTATGCCCATGCCTCTGAAGTCTGTTTTGGGATCATCACCTTGGAAACCAATGTCTGCCCACTGCTTGGAGATTCGGGCCTTCAACTTTTCCGTAGGCATCAGAAGATTCCAGAGCTGCACAAACATGCTTTTGTGTTACAAATAATAGTGGTGTTCTTGGTTTATTgggacattttccttttcttagctTAGATAACTCATAATTGAATACTTTCAGTTCAACAACTTTTAGACAAATTCTAGGACCACAAGGACTGCATTTAAAGCATGGTGTATCTAGTCCAACCAGAAAGACTGCCATGAAGAGTCATTTTTGTTAAAGTAAACACAGAAATCTAGAGTAATGTGTTTACTAATCAATATATGTTTGTATACTAGAATTAAATGGCTTAAAAGCAGTCTTGGGTAAATGGACCCATAATTTGTCTTGACCAGGTTCTACTATAACTTTGGGTGGCTAATCTTTAAtccaataagataaaataaaataggtctGAGGGAGGGGACTAT
Coding sequences:
- the Elmod2 gene encoding ELMO domain-containing protein 2 isoform X2 encodes the protein MFLSLWEFFYGHFFRFWMKWVLRQMTGKCELQRILDTYGGAQRTYRIENSLTYSKSKVLQNATRVAESELDRCVEDIMKEKNICPKKDTSFQIFMRTCLLQITGYKQLYQEVENVRKKPYDSGNAQHEKLLLKLWNLLMPTEKLKARISKQWADIGFQGDDPKTDFRGMGILGLINLVYFSEKYTSEAHQILSRSSHPKLGYSYAIVGINLTEMAYSLLKSEALKLHLYNFVPGIPTMEHFHQFYCYLVCEFDKFWLEEEPESIMYFNLYREKFHEKVKGLLMDYNAVLTLKT
- the Elmod2 gene encoding ELMO domain-containing protein 2 isoform X3, which translates into the protein MAVDEWPSAQQRLLKCHLHPRMLRQVLQNATRVAESELDRCVEDIMKEKNICPKKDTSFQIFMRTCLLQITGYKQLYQEVENVRKKPYDSGNAQHEKLLLKLWNLLMPTEKLKARISKQWADIGFQGDDPKTDFRGMGILGLINLVYFSEKYTSEAHQILSRSSHPKLGYSYAIVGINLTEMAYSLLKSEALKLHLYNFVPGIPTMEHFHQFYCYLVCEFDKFWLEEEPESIMYFNLYREKFHEKVKGLLMDYNAVLTLKT
- the Elmod2 gene encoding ELMO domain-containing protein 2 isoform X1; protein product: MPSARFSTWKMFLSLWEFFYGHFFRFWMKWVLRQMTGKCELQRILDTYGGAQRTYRIENSLTYSKSKVLQNATRVAESELDRCVEDIMKEKNICPKKDTSFQIFMRTCLLQITGYKQLYQEVENVRKKPYDSGNAQHEKLLLKLWNLLMPTEKLKARISKQWADIGFQGDDPKTDFRGMGILGLINLVYFSEKYTSEAHQILSRSSHPKLGYSYAIVGINLTEMAYSLLKSEALKLHLYNFVPGIPTMEHFHQFYCYLVCEFDKFWLEEEPESIMYFNLYREKFHEKVKGLLMDYNAVLTLKT